A genome region from Glycine max cultivar Williams 82 chromosome 5, Glycine_max_v4.0, whole genome shotgun sequence includes the following:
- the LOC100805612 gene encoding protein LTV1 homolog produces MGGRKKKFIDKKNSATFQLIARDTSDPSFSQSDRVFVRVDNNPVSFPVADDSAFDDAPDDYYYDDDAGVSGGPLPEDVRREILELGFPDDGYNYLNHLREIKNSGAGAAFYHNPKFKLQHLPRDVKAFDASRLQIAEADGEPEENTIYSVASKTTSVRVQKAVDPEVAALLDDDDLSRLGSDVEDLEEDFVVQANLLEDEDEDEEEKDCIFNETSFSEESAIHRNGNSAHALQVSSYSRVTDDSGPLDGVTDGVPGEDCVGEKQRARRLLDEQFDLLERQEYGTDDDDGDYYENYEADEDESLAEKLKHSLNNHVLDDLELDDDKYKVPADLLKNKDAPHEEQEDSAADVIRRCKEYAEEYEVEDDHKDVVLVQESSDESEVWDCETIVSMYSNLDNHPGKIEAPGVTRKKKLSETVSAVLSSSSQIIPLRGKEKLPVDFLPGGRKPATEKVKGQSIAKTEQYKRKQHGLESKEEKKERKAAVKEERHEARRNKKEMKELYKCEAHRAQRAAAVSGPSSIHLL; encoded by the exons ATGGGAGggaggaagaagaagttcaTCGACAAGAAGAACTCTGCCACTTTCCAACTCATCGCTCGCGACACCTCCGACCCTTCTTTCTCCCAATCCGACCGCGTCTTCGTCCGCGTCGACAACAACCCCGTTTCCTTCCCCGTCGCCGATGACTCCGCTTTTGATGACGCCCCCGACGACTACTACTACGACGACGACGCCGGAGTTAGCGGTGGTCCCTTGCCGGAGGACGTGAGGAGGGAGATTCTGGAGCTAGGGTTTCCGGATGATGGCTATAACTACTTGAATCACTTGAGGGAAATCAAGAACAGTGGCGCTGGTGCTGCTTTCTACCACAACCCCAAGTTCAAGCTACAACACCTCCCTCGCGATGTTAAG GCATTTGATGCTTCTAGATTGCAAATTGCTGAGGCGGATGGAGAGCCTGAGGAGAACACTATATACAGTGTTGCGTCCAAGACTACCAGCGTAAGGGTGCAGAAAGCAGTTGATCCTGAAGTGGCTGCACTGCTTGATGATGACGATTTGTCACGGTTGGGATCTGATGTCGAGGATTTGGAAGAAGACTTTGTTGTTCAGGCGAATCTccttgaagatgaagatgaagatgaggaAGAGAAGGATTGTATATTTAATGAAACGAGTTTTTCCGAGGAATCTGCGATACATAGAAACGGGAACAGTGCACATGCACTGCAAGTTTCTTCCTATTCCAGAGTCACAGATGATTCTGGACCTTTGGATGGGGTGACAGATGGTGTACCAGGAGAGGACTGTGTTGGTGAGAAGCAAAGAGCTCGTCGTTTGCTGGACGAGCAATTTGATTTG CTCGAACGCCAAGAATATGGaactgatgatgatgatggtgattattatgaaaattatgaaGCCGATGAAGATGAGTCCCTTGCTGAGAAGCTCAAACACTCTCTTAACAACCATGTATTGGATGATCTAGAACTTGATGATGACAAGTATAAGGTTCCTGCAGACTTATTGAAGAATAAAGATGCTCCACATGAGGAACAAGAGGATTCTGCTGCTGATGTGATTCGTCGCTGCAAGGAATATGCTGAGGAGTATGAAGTTGAAGATGATCACAAGGATGTTGTACTTGTACAAGAAAGTAGTGATGAATCAGAAGTTTGGGATTGTGAGACTATTGTTTCGATGTACTCAAATTTAGATAACCACCCTGGAAAGATTGAAGCACCTGGAGTAACCAGGAAAAAGAAATTGTCTGAAACCGTGTCTGCAGTCTTGAGTTCCTCTAGTCAAATAATACCCCTTAGAGGAAAAGAGAAACTCCCCGTAGACTTCTTGCCTGGTGGTAGGAAACCTGCCACCGAAAAGGTTAAAGGCCAGAGCATTGCAAAAACTGAGCAGtacaagagaaaacaacatggCCTTGAGTCAAAGGAGGAGAAGAAAGAACGGAAG GCTGCTGTGAAGGAGGAACGACATGAGGCACGTcgcaataaaaaagaaatgaaagagcTTTATAAATGTGAAGCACATCGGGCACAGAGAGCTGCTGCTGTGTCTGGTCCTTCTTCCATTCATCTTTT GTAA
- the LOC100809874 gene encoding SNAP25 homologous protein SNAP33, producing MSGSKKSPLKVAKPSSAESWTNPFDSDDEGKDSKKYSSSRKTSSERALATLEVNTNPFDDDIDANKKSSSTSYAFQSANRNRYKNDFRDSGGLENQSVQELESYAVYKAEETTNSVNNCLKIAENIREDATKTLVTLEQQGEQITRSHHVAADIDHDLSRGEKLLGSLGGLFSKTWKPKKTRAITGPVIVGDDPVRRKDNHLEQRDKLGLTSAPKGQSKLRTPPPEPTNALEKVEVEKKKQDDALSDLSDLLGELKDMAVDMGSEIERHNKALNHLYDDVDELNFRVKGANQRGRRLLGK from the exons ATGTCTGGTTCAAAGAAATCTCCTTTGAAGGTTGCTAAGCCTAGCTCTGCTGAATCTTGGACGAATCCatttgattctgatgatgaGGGAAAGGATAGCAAAAAATATAGTTCCTCTAGAAAAACTTCTTCGGAGCGCGCACTTGCTACACTGGAAGTTAACACCAACCCctttgatgatgatattgatgcCAATAAGAAATCTTCATCAACTTCGTATGCCTTTCAATCTGCCAACCGGAACAGGTATAAGAATGATTTTCGTGACTCTGGTGGATTAGAGAATCAATCGGTTCAAGAACTGGAGAGTTATGCTGTTTACAAGGCTGAAGAGACTACAAATTCAGTCAACAATTGTTTGAAGATAGCAGAGAACATAAGAGAGGATGCTACCAAGACACTAGTCACCCTTGAACAACAGGGTGAACAAATTACCAGGAGTCACCATGTTGCTGCTGACATTGATCACGATTTAAGTCGG GGAGAAAAGCTCTTGGGAAGCCTTGGTGGCCTCTTCTCCAAAACTTGGAAACCAAAGAAGACACGAGCAATAACCGGCCCTGTTATTGTTGGAG ATGATCCGGTCAGGAGAAAGGACAATCACTTGGAGCAGAGAGACAAGTTGGGACTGACCTCTGCACCCAAAGGGCAGTCCAAGCTACGGACCCCCCCTCCAGAACCAACAAATGCACTTGAAAAAGTTGAG gttgaaaaaaagaagcaagatgATGCACTATCAGATTTAAGTGATCTGTTGGGAGAGCTTAAAGACATGGCTGTTGACATGGGATCCGAGATTGAGAG GCATAACAAAGCCCTGAATCATCTATACGATGATGTGGATGAGTTGAATTTCCGAGTGAAAGGTGCTAATCAACGTGGCCGTCGTTTGCTCGGAAAATAA
- the LOC100782283 gene encoding heparanase-like protein 1 isoform X1: protein MGIHLALFLFLAFLRMTLSQDIEHGSILVDGIQAIAETDDNFICATIDWWPHDKCDYNYCPWGDSSAVNLDLSHPFFAKAIQALKPLRIRVGGSLQDQVLYEVGSLKSPCHPFQKMKGGLFGFSKGCLQMKRWDELNHFFDETGALVTFGLNALHGRHQISHTVWGGDWDPSNAKDFINYTISKGYKIDSWEFGNELSGKGIGARVGAAQYGKDLIKLKEILRTLYKNSTFKPSLVAPGGFYNKEWFDKLLQVTGPGIVNVLTHHVYNLGPGSDEHLDRKILDPECLSKVESIFSNLSETIQKYGPWSSAWVGEAGGAFNSGGRSVSNTFVNSFWYLDQLGIASRYNTKVYCRQTLIGGNYGLLNTTTFIPNPDYYSALLWHQLMGKTVLAASSDVFSPSLRTYAHCSKSRDGITLLLINLSNQTHFTLTVHDRVPVSNGGNENAKSIHTENSFFSHLKKAFSWIGTKGSDVTFREEYHLTPKDDYLRSQTMLLNGIPLELTNDGEIPTLDPLLNNVHSPIHLAPLSIAFIVFPNFDAPACAGLRKP, encoded by the exons ATGGGAATCCACCTCGCCTTGTTTCTCTTTCTGGCTTTTCTTCGAATGACTTTATCTCAAGATATTGAACATGGTTCAATTCTAGTAGATGGAATTCAAGCAATTGCTGAAACTGATGATAATTTCATCTGTGCTACTATTGATTGGTGGCCTCATGATAAGTGTGATTACAACTATTGCCCCTGGGGGGATTCATCTGCTGTAAATTTG GACTTGTCTCATCCTTTCTTTGCCAAGGCAATCCAAG CTCTCAAGCCTTTGAGGATAAGAGTCGGAGGTTCTTTGCAAGACCAAGTGCTGTATGAGGTAGGAAGTTTGAAGTCCCCTTGTCATCCATTTCAAAAGATGAAAGGTGGATTGTTTGGATTTTCAAAGGGATGTTTACAGATGAAAAGGTGGGATGAGCTGAATCATTTTTTCGACGAGACAGG TGCCCTTGTGACATTTGGTTTGAATGCACTCCATGGGAGGCACCAGATTAGTCATACTGTTTGGGGAGGAGACTGGGATCCTTCCAATGCCAAAGATTTTATCAATTACACCATTTCAAAGGGGTACAAAATTGATTCATGGGAATTTG GTAATGAGTTGAGTGGGAAGGGCATTGGGGCTAGAGTTGGTGCTGCACAGTATGGGAAAGACTTGATAAAGCTTAAAGAAATTTTACGCACATTATACAAAAACTCCACGTTCAAACCTTCCCTTGTAGCACCTGGAGGATTCTATAATAAGGAGTGGTTTGATAAGCTTCTTCAGGTTACAGGTCCAGGCATAGTCAATGTGCTGACACATCATGTGTATAATTTGGGCCCAG GTAGTGATGAGCATCTTGACAGGAAGATTCTAGATCCTGAGTGCTTGAGCAaggttgaatcaatttttaGCAATCTTTCAGAAACCATTCAAAAATATGGCCCTTGGTCTTCTGCATGGGTAGGTGAAGCTGGCGGGGCATTCAACAGTGGTGGTCGTTCTGTTTCTAACACATTTGTAAATAGCTTTTG GTACTTGGATCAACTTGGAATAGCATCCAGATACAACACTAAGGTTTATTGCAGGCAGACTTTAATTGGAGGAAACTATGGTCTTCTCAATACCACTACTTTCATTCCAAATCCTGACTATTACAG TGCACTGTTGTGGCATCAGCTAATGGGGAAGACTGTTCTTGCAGCTAGTAGTGATGTTTTTTCACCATCTTTACGCACTTATGCCCATTGTTCAAAAAGCAGA GATGGTATAACATTACTGCTGATCAACTTAAGCAATCAGACTCATTTCACACTCACGGTTCATGACCGTGTGCCTGTGAGCAATGGAGGAAATGAAAATGCTAAAAGCATCCATACAGAAAACTCATTCTTTAGTCATCTCAAGAAAGCATTTTCTTGGATTGGAACAAAAGGATCAGATGTCACATTCAGGGAGGAGTACCACTTAACTCCAAAAGATGATTACCTTAGAAGTCAAACCATGTTGCTGAATGGTATCCCCCTAGAATTGACAAATGATGGAGAAATTCCAACATTGGATCCACTACTCAATAATGTACATTCTCCAATACACTTGGCTCCTTTATCCATTGCATTTATTGTATTCCCCAACTTTGATGCTCCAGCTTGTGCGGGACTTAGAAAACCTTAA
- the LOC100782283 gene encoding heparanase-like protein 2 isoform X2 has protein sequence MGIHLALFLFLAFLRMTLSQDIEHGSILVDGIQAIAETDDNFICATIDWWPHDKCDYNYCPWGDSSAVNLDLSHPFFAKAIQALKPLRIRVGGSLQDQVLYEVGSLKSPCHPFQKMKGGLFGFSKGCLQMKRWDELNHFFDETGALVTFGLNALHGRHQISHTVWGGDWDPSNAKDFINYTISKGYKIDSWEFGNELSGKGIGARVGAAQYGKDLIKLKEILRTLYKNSTFKPSLVAPGGFYNKEWFDKLLQVTGPGIVNVLTHHVYNLGPGSDEHLDRKILDPECLSKVESIFSNLSETIQKYGPWSSAWVGEAGGAFNSGGRSVSNTFVNSFWYLDQLGIASRYNTKVYCRQTLIGGNYGLLNTTTFIPNPDYYRSWCCF, from the exons ATGGGAATCCACCTCGCCTTGTTTCTCTTTCTGGCTTTTCTTCGAATGACTTTATCTCAAGATATTGAACATGGTTCAATTCTAGTAGATGGAATTCAAGCAATTGCTGAAACTGATGATAATTTCATCTGTGCTACTATTGATTGGTGGCCTCATGATAAGTGTGATTACAACTATTGCCCCTGGGGGGATTCATCTGCTGTAAATTTG GACTTGTCTCATCCTTTCTTTGCCAAGGCAATCCAAG CTCTCAAGCCTTTGAGGATAAGAGTCGGAGGTTCTTTGCAAGACCAAGTGCTGTATGAGGTAGGAAGTTTGAAGTCCCCTTGTCATCCATTTCAAAAGATGAAAGGTGGATTGTTTGGATTTTCAAAGGGATGTTTACAGATGAAAAGGTGGGATGAGCTGAATCATTTTTTCGACGAGACAGG TGCCCTTGTGACATTTGGTTTGAATGCACTCCATGGGAGGCACCAGATTAGTCATACTGTTTGGGGAGGAGACTGGGATCCTTCCAATGCCAAAGATTTTATCAATTACACCATTTCAAAGGGGTACAAAATTGATTCATGGGAATTTG GTAATGAGTTGAGTGGGAAGGGCATTGGGGCTAGAGTTGGTGCTGCACAGTATGGGAAAGACTTGATAAAGCTTAAAGAAATTTTACGCACATTATACAAAAACTCCACGTTCAAACCTTCCCTTGTAGCACCTGGAGGATTCTATAATAAGGAGTGGTTTGATAAGCTTCTTCAGGTTACAGGTCCAGGCATAGTCAATGTGCTGACACATCATGTGTATAATTTGGGCCCAG GTAGTGATGAGCATCTTGACAGGAAGATTCTAGATCCTGAGTGCTTGAGCAaggttgaatcaatttttaGCAATCTTTCAGAAACCATTCAAAAATATGGCCCTTGGTCTTCTGCATGGGTAGGTGAAGCTGGCGGGGCATTCAACAGTGGTGGTCGTTCTGTTTCTAACACATTTGTAAATAGCTTTTG GTACTTGGATCAACTTGGAATAGCATCCAGATACAACACTAAGGTTTATTGCAGGCAGACTTTAATTGGAGGAAACTATGGTCTTCTCAATACCACTACTTTCATTCCAAATCCTGACTATTACAG GTCCTGGTGTTGTTTTTGA